One genomic segment of Nitratidesulfovibrio sp. includes these proteins:
- a CDS encoding Maf family nucleotide pyrophosphatase has translation MTDVSTQVPPCPADFAEPAAPAGPFRAVLPVVLASGSPRRREFLHSLGLSFEVYGNGAAEPDPLPGEPPADYACRAAAAKAASVAALRPGGVIVAADTVVALHGEIMGKPRDRADAVRMLSRLAGHTHEVVSACCVALPDGTRETFHAATRVTMWDAPPAALAAYAATGEPDDKAGAYGIQGVGAFLVESIDGSWSNVVGLPVAELVRLLLRHGIIEPAGS, from the coding sequence ATGACCGATGTTTCCACGCAGGTGCCGCCGTGTCCGGCGGATTTCGCAGAACCGGCCGCGCCCGCAGGTCCCTTCCGGGCTGTGCTGCCCGTGGTGCTGGCCTCCGGCTCGCCCCGCCGCCGCGAGTTCCTGCATTCCCTCGGGCTGTCGTTCGAGGTGTACGGCAACGGCGCGGCCGAGCCCGATCCGCTGCCCGGTGAGCCACCGGCGGACTACGCATGTCGCGCGGCGGCGGCCAAGGCCGCCTCGGTGGCCGCGTTGCGCCCCGGCGGTGTGATTGTCGCGGCGGATACGGTGGTGGCCCTGCACGGCGAGATCATGGGCAAGCCGCGCGACCGCGCGGACGCCGTGCGCATGCTTTCCCGGCTGGCCGGGCATACCCACGAGGTGGTCAGCGCCTGTTGCGTGGCCCTGCCGGACGGCACCCGCGAAACCTTCCACGCCGCCACCCGCGTGACCATGTGGGATGCGCCCCCCGCCGCCCTTGCCGCCTATGCCGCCACGGGGGAACCCGACGACAAGGCCGGGGCCTACGGCATCCAGGGGGTGGGCGCGTTTCTTGTGGAATCCATCGACGGTTCATGGAGCAACGTGGTGGGGCTGCCGGTGGCGGAACTGGTCCGGTTGCTGCTGCGCCATGGGATCATCGAACCGGCAGGCAGCTGA
- the ptsP gene encoding phosphoenolpyruvate--protein phosphotransferase, whose translation MVGIVVVTHSAVLGQGVKELAEQMTQGRVPLAVAGGIDDPEHPIGTDPMRVMAAIEAVQQGDGVVVLMDLGSALMSAETALDLLPPEVAAQVRLCPAPLVEGVMAAAVQASIGADLDTVLREALAALAAKAELLGMPLPQDGGDASAGAAAPVASPTAPAPDDSHELTLMVPNRLGLHARPAARIVTVLGPFGADVQLVRGERVVSARSVNRIATLAVRGGDTVTFRATGADAAQALKALAELAAENFGDIPDATGSSARPGGQDGQGTRGKAGAAGAPGAKGGVPASPGIAVGPAVWHRPAFDAPPQGLVAGDPASEAARLETALDAARRELAALERRTAAMAGKQEAEIFVMHRLLLDDATIAGDARQRIAERHEPAEAAWYAVIDQAAESFRQLPEGYMRERAADLVDVGARVLRLLTGAPPSGPRLDRPSVLLAADLGPSDMAHLDPALVLGIVTMQGGATSHAAILARSMGIPAVAGAGALAANVADGITVALDGTTGEVWISPAPDVLATIESRRAAWHAARQAALAGASRPAVTVDGRHVHVHANIGSPADAAPALLNGAEGVGLFRTEFLFLDRAAAPDEEEQRAAYVAAAAAMPGLPVVVRTLDIGGDKPVPYLADLAAGEDNPFLGLRGIRFCLARRELFLTQLRALLRAAAEHPLRIMFPMVAHPGELAAAKTLLEEARAALVAQGLPHGPVEVGIMVEVPAAVALADQLAREAAFFSIGTNDLAQYVMAADRGNAAVADLSDALHPAVLRMVRDTVAAGNAAGIPVAMCGELAGSAEAIPLLVGLGLDELSMNGPAIPRAKDVVRGCDMAACARLAERALDLPDAAAVRRLLRGGG comes from the coding sequence ATGGTCGGCATTGTCGTCGTCACGCACAGCGCCGTGCTTGGGCAGGGCGTGAAGGAACTGGCGGAGCAGATGACGCAGGGCCGCGTGCCGCTGGCCGTGGCGGGCGGCATCGACGACCCGGAACACCCCATCGGCACCGACCCCATGCGGGTCATGGCCGCCATAGAAGCGGTGCAGCAGGGTGACGGCGTGGTGGTGCTGATGGACCTTGGCAGCGCGCTGATGAGCGCGGAAACGGCGCTGGACCTGCTGCCGCCCGAAGTGGCGGCGCAGGTGCGGCTGTGCCCGGCCCCGCTGGTGGAGGGCGTCATGGCCGCCGCCGTGCAGGCCTCCATCGGGGCGGACCTGGACACCGTGCTGCGCGAGGCGCTGGCGGCCCTGGCGGCAAAGGCGGAACTGCTGGGCATGCCCCTGCCGCAAGACGGCGGCGATGCTTCCGCCGGGGCGGCAGCCCCCGTGGCATCCCCGACGGCCCCCGCCCCGGATGACAGCCACGAGCTGACCCTGATGGTGCCCAACCGGCTGGGGCTGCATGCCCGCCCCGCCGCGCGCATCGTCACCGTGCTCGGCCCGTTCGGGGCCGATGTGCAACTGGTGCGCGGCGAGCGGGTGGTGTCCGCCCGCTCGGTAAACCGCATCGCCACGCTGGCCGTGCGCGGCGGCGATACGGTGACCTTCCGGGCCACCGGGGCGGATGCGGCCCAGGCCCTGAAGGCGCTGGCCGAGCTTGCGGCGGAAAACTTCGGCGATATCCCGGACGCAACCGGGTCGTCGGCCAGACCGGGCGGACAGGACGGACAGGGTACGCGGGGGAAAGCCGGTGCGGCGGGCGCGCCCGGCGCCAAGGGCGGGGTGCCTGCCTCGCCGGGCATTGCCGTGGGGCCGGCGGTCTGGCATCGCCCGGCATTCGACGCGCCGCCACAGGGACTGGTGGCCGGTGACCCCGCCAGCGAGGCCGCCCGGCTGGAAACCGCGCTGGATGCGGCCCGCCGCGAACTGGCCGCGCTGGAACGGCGCACCGCCGCCATGGCGGGCAAGCAGGAGGCGGAAATCTTCGTCATGCACCGCCTGCTGCTGGATGATGCCACCATCGCCGGGGATGCCCGGCAGCGCATAGCAGAGCGGCACGAACCCGCCGAAGCCGCATGGTACGCAGTGATCGACCAGGCGGCGGAAAGTTTCCGGCAACTGCCGGAAGGCTACATGCGCGAGCGCGCGGCGGATCTGGTGGACGTGGGCGCGCGCGTGCTGCGCCTGCTTACCGGTGCGCCGCCCTCCGGCCCGCGCCTTGACCGGCCTTCGGTGCTGCTGGCTGCGGACCTTGGTCCCTCGGACATGGCCCATCTGGACCCGGCGCTGGTGCTGGGCATCGTCACCATGCAGGGCGGGGCCACCTCGCACGCGGCCATTCTGGCCCGGTCCATGGGCATTCCGGCGGTGGCGGGCGCGGGCGCGCTGGCCGCCAACGTGGCCGATGGCATCACCGTGGCGCTGGACGGCACCACCGGAGAGGTCTGGATATCCCCCGCGCCCGACGTGCTGGCAACCATCGAATCCCGTCGGGCCGCGTGGCACGCCGCCCGGCAGGCAGCGCTGGCCGGGGCCTCCCGCCCAGCCGTGACGGTTGATGGCCGCCACGTGCACGTGCACGCCAACATCGGTTCTCCGGCAGACGCCGCCCCCGCCCTGCTGAACGGCGCGGAGGGCGTGGGGCTGTTCCGCACCGAGTTCCTGTTTCTGGACCGGGCCGCCGCCCCGGACGAGGAAGAGCAGCGCGCCGCCTACGTGGCCGCTGCCGCCGCCATGCCGGGCCTGCCGGTGGTGGTGCGCACCCTGGACATCGGCGGCGACAAGCCGGTGCCCTATCTGGCCGACCTTGCGGCGGGAGAGGACAACCCCTTCCTGGGGCTGCGCGGCATCCGCTTCTGCCTCGCCCGGCGCGAACTGTTCCTGACCCAATTGCGCGCCCTGCTGCGCGCCGCAGCCGAACATCCCCTGCGGATCATGTTCCCCATGGTGGCCCACCCCGGCGAACTGGCCGCCGCAAAGACCCTGCTGGAAGAAGCCCGCGCCGCGCTGGTGGCGCAAGGGCTACCCCATGGCCCGGTGGAGGTGGGCATCATGGTCGAGGTGCCCGCCGCCGTGGCCCTGGCGGATCAGTTGGCGCGCGAGGCCGCGTTCTTCAGCATCGGCACCAACGATCTTGCCCAGTATGTCATGGCCGCCGACCGGGGCAACGCCGCCGTGGCAGACCTGTCGGACGCGCTGCACCCTGCCGTGTTGCGCATGGTGCGCGACACCGTGGCGGCGGGCAATGCGGCAGGCATTCCCGTGGCCATGTGCGGCGAACTGGCGGGCAGCGCAGAGGCCATCCCGCTGCTGGTGGGGCTGGGGCTGGATGAATTGAGCATGAACGGACCGGCCATTCCGCGCGCCAAGGATGTGGTGCGCGGCTGCGACATGGCGGCCTGCGCCAGGCTTGCGGAACGGGCGCTGGATCTGCCCGATGCCGCTGCCGTGCGGCGGTTGCTGCGGGGCGGCGGGTAG
- a CDS encoding response regulator, which produces MVNATQARNTPAKAILVVEDDPDIAAYLVSLFRTSGYRADAATEGPDAVEMARARRPDLVTLDLEMPRQWGPRVYRELMDLPGGAHIPVVLVTGLGGLHLMVPNAVGTVDKPFDPDLMLGIVRRALGE; this is translated from the coding sequence ATGGTCAACGCCACCCAGGCCCGGAACACCCCGGCCAAGGCCATTCTGGTGGTAGAAGACGACCCGGACATCGCCGCCTACCTCGTATCGTTGTTCAGAACCAGCGGTTACCGGGCCGACGCCGCCACCGAAGGTCCCGACGCCGTGGAAATGGCGCGCGCCAGACGGCCCGACCTGGTCACGCTGGACCTGGAAATGCCCCGCCAGTGGGGGCCGCGCGTGTACCGCGAACTGATGGACCTGCCCGGCGGCGCGCACATACCCGTGGTGCTGGTGACCGGTCTTGGCGGGTTGCACCTGATGGTGCCCAACGCCGTAGGCACCGTGGACAAGCCGTTCGACCCCGACCTGATGCTGGGCATCGTGCGGCGCGCCTTGGGAGAATAG
- a CDS encoding LysE family translocator codes for MYGIHDIWLFVGSGLLLNITPGPDMLYIIARSTNCGTCGAYGTSGLRAGVAAALGIGAGCSVHIAAAAFGLSAVLATSATAFTVVKLLGAAYLLYMGAAMLLARKGTAETAARNAAPRSERARHATSADQPPPTPLRAVFAQGFLTNALNPKVALFFLAFLPQFVDGGGAGTPPSPLAFLVLGCIFTVNGTLVNLLVAWGAARLGSIFQAGALGGRFARWGDRCLGALLLFLGVRLALAERG; via the coding sequence ATGTACGGCATACACGACATCTGGTTGTTCGTGGGTTCGGGCCTGTTGCTGAACATCACCCCCGGCCCGGACATGCTGTACATCATCGCCCGGTCTACCAACTGTGGCACCTGTGGCGCGTATGGCACGAGCGGCCTGCGCGCCGGGGTGGCGGCGGCCCTGGGCATCGGTGCGGGCTGCTCCGTGCACATCGCGGCAGCGGCCTTCGGGCTGTCCGCCGTGCTGGCCACATCGGCCACGGCCTTCACGGTGGTGAAGCTGCTGGGCGCGGCCTACCTGCTGTACATGGGCGCCGCCATGCTGCTGGCCCGCAAGGGTACGGCGGAAACCGCCGCCCGCAACGCGGCGCCCCGGAGCGAGCGTGCCCGGCACGCAACCTCCGCCGACCAGCCCCCTCCGACACCCCTGCGCGCCGTATTCGCGCAGGGCTTCCTGACCAACGCCCTGAACCCGAAGGTGGCGCTGTTCTTTCTGGCCTTTCTGCCGCAGTTCGTGGATGGCGGCGGCGCGGGTACCCCCCCGTCCCCCCTGGCCTTTCTGGTGCTGGGGTGCATCTTCACCGTCAACGGCACGCTGGTGAACCTGCTGGTGGCCTGGGGCGCCGCCCGGCTGGGCAGCATCTTTCAAGCCGGGGCGCTGGGGGGCCGATTTGCCCGGTGGGGCGACCGCTGTCTTGGCGCGCTGCTCCTGTTCCTGGGCGTACGGCTGGCACTGGCCGAACGAGGTTGA
- the flgM gene encoding flagellar biosynthesis anti-sigma factor FlgM — MEIKNYLKNLDPYRTKLEQSELQTKRTAARKESDAASSAQGDRVSLSDEAKLRTEAYSAALAAPDVRQEKVDALKSKVESGEYQVDSRTVAEKLLKEEQDLFG; from the coding sequence ATGGAAATCAAGAACTATCTCAAGAATCTGGATCCGTACAGGACCAAGCTGGAACAGTCCGAGCTCCAGACCAAGCGCACCGCCGCCCGCAAGGAAAGCGACGCAGCGTCCTCTGCGCAGGGCGACCGCGTAAGCCTTTCCGACGAGGCGAAGCTGCGCACGGAAGCGTATTCCGCCGCCCTTGCCGCACCCGACGTGCGTCAGGAAAAGGTGGACGCGCTGAAGAGCAAGGTGGAATCCGGCGAGTATCAGGTGGACTCGCGCACCGTGGCCGAAAAGCTGCTCAAGGAAGAGCAGGACCTGTTCGGCTAG
- the hmcE gene encoding sulfate respiration complex protein HmcE — translation MYAFLTGPMLWVALLVFFGGLAARVVWYVRGLSWQLDRVAYGPHLAHGLKGGIHSALKWMLPFGTQSWREQPYFAVAFFLFHIGAVLVPLFLAGHNIILAERLGFSLPVLPMGIADALTVAAIIGLVMIALRRIALTEVRILTTAYDWFILAVSAAPFVTGLVARLHVANYETWLLAHIITGELLLIVAPFTKLSHIVLFFMSRGQIGMDYAIKRGGYSRGAAFPW, via the coding sequence ATGTACGCATTCCTCACCGGTCCCATGCTGTGGGTGGCGCTGCTGGTCTTCTTCGGCGGCCTTGCGGCACGCGTGGTCTGGTATGTGCGCGGCCTGAGCTGGCAGCTCGACCGCGTGGCCTACGGCCCGCACCTGGCGCACGGCCTGAAGGGCGGCATCCATTCCGCCCTGAAGTGGATGCTGCCGTTCGGCACGCAAAGCTGGCGCGAACAGCCCTACTTCGCAGTGGCCTTCTTCCTGTTCCACATCGGCGCGGTGCTGGTGCCGCTGTTCCTTGCCGGGCATAACATCATCCTGGCCGAGCGGCTCGGCTTCAGCCTGCCGGTACTGCCCATGGGCATCGCCGACGCGCTGACCGTGGCCGCCATCATCGGCCTAGTGATGATAGCGCTGCGGCGCATCGCCCTCACCGAGGTGCGCATCCTCACCACCGCCTACGACTGGTTCATCCTCGCCGTTTCGGCGGCGCCGTTCGTCACCGGCCTCGTGGCCCGGCTGCACGTGGCCAACTACGAAACGTGGCTGCTCGCCCACATCATCACGGGCGAACTGCTGCTCATCGTGGCCCCGTTCACCAAGCTGTCCCACATCGTGCTGTTCTTCATGTCGCGCGGCCAGATCGGCATGGACTACGCCATCAAGCGCGGCGGCTACAGCCGCGGGGCGGCCTTCCCCTGGTAG
- a CDS encoding DVU0524 family FlgM-associated protein: MTTNSFYLRNMLLHYDKQLVTARRLARYRQAMRLASGEEESAIPPEVKRRFMVERVAREIMENLLLAGSDNPVVREIRQKLEQELGETLTFTYPPTQLDIQVFRAGPEGPVEVAPAEKAGILDRLWHIALETVDDTML; encoded by the coding sequence GTGACCACGAACTCGTTTTACCTTCGCAACATGCTGCTTCATTACGACAAGCAGCTTGTAACCGCGCGCAGGCTGGCCCGCTACCGGCAGGCCATGCGTCTCGCGTCGGGCGAGGAGGAAAGCGCCATTCCTCCCGAGGTAAAGCGAAGATTCATGGTGGAACGGGTGGCTCGAGAGATCATGGAAAATCTTCTGCTTGCGGGAAGTGACAACCCCGTCGTACGAGAGATTCGGCAGAAGCTGGAACAGGAATTGGGAGAAACGCTCACCTTCACGTATCCTCCGACGCAGCTGGACATTCAGGTGTTCCGCGCCGGGCCGGAAGGCCCCGTCGAGGTAGCGCCAGCGGAGAAGGCGGGAATCCTGGACCGGCTATGGCACATTGCTCTCGAAACGGTGGACGATACCATGCTCTAG
- a CDS encoding phosphatidylglycerophosphatase A, with product MHATHDNGPERCTPPHAPQGVDRLALEVARVWYAGRSPVAPGTVGSAVAALLAPWLFLPLPPGWRVVVLLAVFCGGAWAAGRAARVLGRCDPGSVVIDEVVGQWTAMLPFATLSPLGVLAAFVLFRVFDILKPGPVGASESWLDGGPGIMIDDVVAGVCAAAVLAVLLWLGLPV from the coding sequence ATGCACGCAACGCACGACAACGGGCCTGAACGCTGCACCCCCCCGCACGCACCGCAAGGTGTGGACAGACTGGCGCTGGAAGTGGCGAGGGTATGGTATGCGGGGCGCAGTCCCGTGGCCCCCGGTACCGTGGGCTCTGCCGTGGCCGCCCTGCTGGCACCCTGGCTGTTTCTGCCATTGCCGCCGGGGTGGCGCGTGGTGGTGCTGCTGGCGGTGTTTTGCGGCGGGGCCTGGGCTGCGGGCCGAGCGGCGCGGGTGCTGGGCCGGTGCGACCCCGGCAGCGTGGTCATCGACGAGGTGGTCGGGCAGTGGACGGCCATGCTGCCCTTTGCCACGCTGTCGCCGCTGGGTGTGCTGGCGGCCTTCGTGCTGTTCCGGGTGTTCGACATCCTGAAGCCCGGTCCGGTGGGGGCTTCCGAATCGTGGCTGGACGGCGGGCCGGGCATCATGATCGACGACGTGGTGGCCGGGGTCTGCGCGGCGGCGGTGCTGGCCGTGCTGCTGTGGCTGGGCCTGCCGGTCTGA
- the hmcF gene encoding sulfate respiration complex iron-sulfur protein HmcF gives MPEGTFCNRRPVNTEADLKALLGDKGGAQYYKEMAELEVDVEALKATLQKTLQSRTKTWLEICAHCGMCADSCFLYRVNDRDPKQVPAYKIQSTLGEIVRKKGAVDTAFMMHTMEVAWSQCTCCNRCGMYCPHGIDMGVMFSYLRGLLFSQGFVPWELKIGSGMHRVYGAQMDVTTEDWVETCEWMAEEQQEEWPGLEIPVDKEDADTMYVLNAREPKHYPEDLAEAAILFHLAGENWTVPSEGWEQTSLTMFAGDWAGCKMQVERVYAAVEKLRPKRVVGTECGHAHRATVIEGPYWAGLPSGQTPVPFLHYVEWVSEALTTGKLKIDPEKRIKEPVTLQDSCNYVRNHGLAKHTRIIMSYIAEDFHEMAPNREHNYCCGGGGGFNGIGRYRHQRNVALKTKRDQILATGCKLVVAPCHNCWDAIRDLEEEYEIGIRWSFLKPLLISMVIVPEHLKPQEEDE, from the coding sequence ATGCCTGAAGGAACGTTCTGCAACAGACGCCCTGTCAACACCGAAGCGGACCTCAAGGCCCTGCTCGGCGACAAGGGCGGTGCACAATACTACAAGGAAATGGCGGAGCTGGAGGTTGATGTGGAGGCCCTCAAGGCCACCCTGCAGAAAACCTTGCAGTCGCGCACCAAGACCTGGCTGGAAATCTGTGCCCACTGCGGCATGTGTGCGGACAGCTGCTTCCTGTACCGGGTCAACGACCGCGACCCCAAGCAGGTGCCCGCCTACAAGATCCAGTCCACCCTCGGCGAGATCGTACGCAAGAAGGGCGCGGTGGACACCGCGTTCATGATGCACACCATGGAAGTGGCGTGGTCGCAGTGCACCTGCTGCAACCGTTGCGGCATGTACTGCCCCCACGGCATCGACATGGGCGTCATGTTCAGCTACCTGCGCGGCCTGCTGTTCTCCCAGGGCTTCGTGCCGTGGGAACTGAAGATCGGCTCCGGCATGCACCGCGTGTACGGCGCGCAGATGGACGTGACCACCGAAGACTGGGTGGAAACCTGCGAATGGATGGCCGAGGAACAGCAGGAAGAATGGCCGGGCCTGGAAATCCCCGTCGACAAGGAAGACGCGGATACCATGTACGTGCTGAACGCCCGCGAACCCAAGCACTATCCTGAAGACCTGGCCGAGGCCGCCATCCTGTTCCACCTGGCGGGCGAGAACTGGACCGTGCCCAGCGAAGGCTGGGAACAGACCTCGCTGACCATGTTCGCCGGTGACTGGGCGGGCTGCAAGATGCAGGTGGAGCGCGTGTACGCCGCCGTGGAAAAGCTGCGGCCCAAGCGCGTCGTCGGCACCGAATGCGGCCACGCGCACCGCGCCACGGTCATCGAAGGCCCCTACTGGGCCGGCCTGCCCAGCGGCCAGACCCCGGTGCCCTTCCTGCACTACGTGGAATGGGTGTCCGAGGCGCTGACCACCGGCAAGCTGAAGATCGACCCGGAAAAGCGCATCAAGGAACCCGTGACCTTGCAGGATTCCTGCAACTACGTGCGCAACCACGGCCTTGCCAAGCACACCCGCATCATCATGAGCTACATCGCGGAAGACTTCCACGAAATGGCTCCCAACCGCGAACACAACTACTGCTGCGGCGGTGGGGGCGGGTTCAACGGCATTGGCCGTTACCGCCACCAGCGCAACGTGGCGCTGAAAACCAAGCGCGACCAGATCCTGGCCACCGGCTGCAAGCTGGTGGTGGCGCCCTGCCACAACTGCTGGGACGCCATCCGCGACCTTGAGGAAGAATACGAGATCGGCATCCGCTGGTCGTTCCTGAAGCCGCTGCTCATCAGCATGGTCATCGTGCCCGAGCACCTGAAGCCGCAGGAAGAAGACGAATAG
- the dhaL gene encoding dihydroxyacetone kinase subunit DhaL, translated as MQITRDHILTWLAKLGDIMRDNRTYLTDLDAAIGDADHGINMDRGFSKVQEKLPTFADKDIGAILKDTGMVLLSTVGGASGPLYGTFFMKAGLAVAGKDALDAPDVQALLDAGVEGVVSRGRPVPHDKTMFDAWKPAIDAYRAAVAGGADLLAGLDAAVAAAEDGMRATIPLQARKGRASYLGERSIGHQDPGATSTVLLLTALRDVVRG; from the coding sequence ATGCAGATCACCCGCGATCACATCCTCACATGGCTCGCCAAGCTGGGCGATATCATGCGCGACAACCGTACCTATCTCACCGATCTCGACGCCGCCATCGGCGATGCCGACCACGGCATCAACATGGACCGGGGCTTCAGCAAGGTGCAGGAAAAGCTGCCCACCTTCGCGGACAAGGACATCGGCGCGATTCTGAAGGATACCGGCATGGTGCTGCTGTCCACCGTGGGCGGGGCCAGCGGCCCCCTGTACGGCACCTTTTTCATGAAGGCGGGGCTCGCCGTGGCGGGCAAGGACGCCCTGGACGCCCCCGACGTGCAGGCTCTGCTGGACGCCGGGGTAGAGGGCGTGGTTTCGCGCGGGCGGCCCGTGCCGCACGACAAGACCATGTTCGATGCCTGGAAGCCCGCCATCGACGCCTACCGCGCTGCCGTGGCGGGCGGGGCCGACCTGCTGGCCGGGTTGGATGCCGCCGTGGCGGCGGCGGAAGACGGCATGCGCGCCACCATTCCGTTGCAGGCCCGCAAGGGGCGCGCCAGCTACCTTGGCGAGCGCAGCATCGGGCATCAGGACCCCGGCGCCACGTCCACGGTGCTGCTGCTGACCGCCCTGCGCGACGTGGTGCGGGGCTAA
- a CDS encoding response regulator, whose translation MRALIVEDDALSARVLHLTLTPHFDTVCADDAEASFSTYLQALEDDAPFDVVLLDLMLPGESGLTVLERIRTVETERGLPRVPVLVTTAVTDITIALRAFEQGHISAYLVKPLDFGRLLAELRTLGLIRAE comes from the coding sequence ATGCGAGCTCTCATAGTTGAAGACGATGCCCTCAGCGCCCGCGTGCTGCACCTGACGCTGACCCCGCACTTCGATACCGTCTGCGCGGACGACGCGGAAGCATCGTTCTCGACCTACCTGCAGGCGCTGGAAGACGACGCCCCCTTCGACGTGGTGCTGCTGGACCTGATGCTGCCCGGCGAAAGCGGCCTGACCGTGCTGGAACGCATCCGCACCGTGGAAACCGAACGCGGTCTGCCCCGCGTGCCCGTGCTGGTCACCACCGCCGTCACCGACATCACCATCGCCCTGCGTGCCTTCGAGCAGGGGCACATTTCCGCCTATCTGGTAAAGCCGCTGGACTTCGGCCGCCTGCTGGCTGAGCTGCGCACCTTGGGGCTGATCCGGGCGGAATAG
- a CDS encoding RrF2 family transcriptional regulator: MKLTTRSRYGTRMLLDIAMHGAEAPVSIRDIAKRQGISVKYLEKLIRALRKAGYIRSTLGAHGGYQLTQPATEIPVGDVVFALEESLAPYTCDEENPCCPRMAVCLTRTIWDEASRAMYKKLNSFTLADLMRDASLCPKNACHISPHAQD; this comes from the coding sequence ATGAAACTGACCACCCGCAGCCGCTACGGCACCCGCATGCTGCTCGACATCGCCATGCACGGAGCGGAAGCCCCCGTGTCCATCCGCGATATCGCCAAGCGGCAGGGCATTTCCGTCAAGTACCTGGAAAAGCTTATCCGGGCACTGCGCAAGGCGGGCTACATCCGCAGCACGCTGGGTGCGCACGGCGGCTACCAGCTTACCCAGCCCGCCACGGAAATTCCCGTGGGCGACGTGGTGTTCGCGCTGGAAGAATCGCTGGCCCCCTACACCTGCGACGAAGAAAACCCCTGCTGCCCGCGCATGGCCGTGTGCCTGACGCGCACCATCTGGGACGAGGCCTCGCGCGCCATGTACAAGAAGCTCAACAGCTTCACCCTGGCCGACCTGATGCGCGACGCCAGCCTGTGCCCCAAGAACGCCTGCCACATCTCGCCTCACGCCCAGGATTAG
- the hmcD gene encoding sulfate respiration complex protein HmcD, giving the protein MEIHTLHEFMLHTKNITYLLMGATLVGFVCYWLFLTGRDKKIRKY; this is encoded by the coding sequence ATGGAAATCCATACCCTGCATGAATTCATGCTGCACACCAAGAACATCACCTATCTGCTGATGGGTGCCACACTGGTGGGCTTTGTGTGCTACTGGCTGTTCCTTACCGGGCGCGACAAGAAGATCCGCAAATACTAA
- the dhaK gene encoding dihydroxyacetone kinase subunit DhaK translates to MKKLINAVENVVREQLQGMAAAHPELRVNIDPHFVCRKEIPQGKVAIVSGGGSGHEPMHGGFVGHGMLDGACPGEVFTSPTPDQMYECAKAVDRGAGVLFIVKNYTGDVMNFETAAELCHADGLKVQNILIDDDVAVKDSLYTAGRRGVGTTVLAEKIVGAAAEAGYDLDKCADLCRKVNQYGRSMGMALTPCTVPAAGKPTFELAENEIEIGIGIHGEPGTQRAPMKPVDELVQIMTTTIIDDPAYTRTVRELDRASGQWVDKTLTDAPFAKGDKVIAFVNSMGGTPVSELYAVYRKLADICGARGISIVRNLIGPYITSLEMQGFSITLLKVDDEILKFWDAKAVTPGLRMG, encoded by the coding sequence ATGAAGAAATTGATCAATGCAGTGGAAAACGTGGTTCGCGAACAGTTGCAGGGCATGGCGGCGGCGCATCCGGAACTGCGGGTGAACATCGACCCGCACTTCGTCTGCCGCAAGGAAATACCGCAAGGCAAGGTGGCCATCGTCTCTGGCGGCGGCAGCGGGCACGAACCCATGCACGGCGGCTTCGTCGGCCACGGCATGCTGGACGGCGCCTGCCCCGGCGAGGTGTTCACCTCGCCCACGCCCGACCAGATGTACGAGTGCGCAAAGGCCGTTGATCGCGGCGCGGGCGTGCTGTTCATCGTCAAGAACTACACCGGCGACGTGATGAACTTCGAAACCGCCGCCGAACTGTGCCACGCCGACGGGCTGAAGGTGCAGAACATCCTTATCGACGACGACGTGGCCGTAAAGGACAGCCTGTACACGGCCGGGCGGCGCGGCGTGGGCACCACCGTGCTGGCCGAAAAGATCGTGGGCGCGGCGGCGGAAGCCGGGTACGACCTCGACAAGTGCGCCGACCTGTGCCGCAAGGTGAACCAGTATGGCCGCTCCATGGGCATGGCGCTGACCCCCTGCACCGTGCCCGCCGCAGGCAAGCCCACCTTCGAACTGGCCGAGAACGAGATAGAGATCGGCATCGGCATCCACGGCGAACCGGGCACCCAGCGCGCCCCCATGAAGCCCGTGGACGAACTGGTGCAGATCATGACCACCACCATCATCGACGACCCGGCCTACACCCGCACCGTGCGCGAACTGGACCGCGCCAGCGGCCAGTGGGTGGACAAGACCCTGACCGATGCCCCCTTCGCCAAGGGCGACAAGGTCATCGCCTTCGTCAACAGCATGGGCGGCACCCCGGTCAGCGAACTGTACGCCGTGTACCGCAAGCTGGCCGACATCTGCGGGGCGCGCGGCATCTCCATCGTGCGCAACCTGATCGGCCCGTACATCACCTCTCTGGAAATGCAGGGCTTTTCCATCACCCTGCTGAAGGTGGACGACGAGATCCTGAAGTTCTGGGATGCCAAGGCTGTTACCCCCGGCCTGCGCATGGGCTAG